In bacterium, a genomic segment contains:
- a CDS encoding M48 family metallopeptidase, protein MACYGKILVLLLSFTLLSLSAIAQEQARPFDIEKARAASQISDPEQATRAYLDSVPTQRRQKTKSYAHGNYFLDIVDFVYSSLILIGLLAFGVSAKIRVVARRITRFRPLQTALYWIQFLLLTTLFAFPMTLYRSYFREKAYGLLTQAFGDWMVDQFKELAVAIVLGTIFLMILYGVLRKAPRLWWLWGSVVMIIFVIIGIAIAPVYIQPLFNKFTPLKNAEIRESILSMARQQGIPAEEVYEMDASKRTDRISAYVAGLLGTMRIVMFDNTLKRCTPEEIQMIMGHEMGHYVLNHVWKHVAFFSVLILAGFLVARWGFHKAIRKWPNWQVEGVGDNAGFPLLILLLTGFLFLAGPISNTWIRIHEDFADDFGLDASREPDAAATTFLKLGEYRDLEPHPLIEALLYDHPSGRYRIRNAMEWKFNRQDAKGAKK, encoded by the coding sequence ATGGCCTGTTACGGGAAAATCCTCGTTCTACTACTTAGCTTCACTCTGCTCTCACTTTCCGCGATCGCGCAAGAACAAGCGCGGCCATTCGATATTGAAAAAGCCCGCGCGGCATCGCAAATCAGCGATCCAGAACAGGCAACGCGAGCTTATCTCGATTCGGTGCCCACTCAACGCCGTCAAAAGACGAAGTCCTACGCTCATGGCAATTACTTTTTGGATATAGTCGACTTTGTTTACTCGAGTTTAATCCTGATCGGTTTGCTGGCATTCGGCGTGTCTGCGAAAATCCGGGTGGTCGCCCGGCGCATCACACGGTTCCGTCCGCTGCAAACCGCCCTGTACTGGATCCAGTTTCTTTTGCTCACAACACTCTTTGCGTTTCCTATGACGTTGTATCGTTCCTATTTCCGTGAGAAAGCTTACGGTCTGCTCACACAAGCTTTTGGTGATTGGATGGTGGATCAGTTCAAAGAGCTTGCTGTTGCGATCGTGCTGGGCACGATTTTTTTGATGATTCTTTACGGCGTGTTGCGGAAAGCGCCTCGTTTGTGGTGGCTTTGGGGTTCAGTCGTCATGATCATTTTCGTTATTATTGGTATTGCAATTGCTCCGGTTTACATTCAACCGCTTTTCAACAAGTTCACACCTCTAAAAAATGCGGAGATCCGCGAAAGCATTTTGTCGATGGCACGGCAACAAGGAATTCCAGCGGAGGAAGTGTACGAAATGGATGCGTCGAAACGTACGGATCGCATCAGCGCCTATGTGGCAGGACTGCTGGGAACCATGCGGATTGTGATGTTTGATAACACGTTGAAACGCTGCACGCCCGAAGAAATTCAAATGATCATGGGTCATGAAATGGGACATTATGTCTTGAATCATGTTTGGAAACACGTTGCTTTTTTTTCGGTTTTAATACTTGCAGGGTTTCTCGTTGCACGGTGGGGATTTCACAAAGCGATCCGCAAATGGCCGAACTGGCAAGTGGAAGGAGTGGGTGATAACGCGGGATTTCCTTTGTTGATCCTTTTGCTCACCGGTTTTCTTTTTCTTGCCGGCCCAATCTCCAACACATGGATCCGAATTCATGAAGATTTCGCGGATGATTTCGGTTTAGACGCAAGCCGGGAACCTGATGCCGCGGCAACAACATTCCTCAAACTCGGAGAGTATCGTGACCTGGAGCCGCATCCCCTGATCGAAGCTTTGCTATACGACCATCCATCCGGCCGCTACCGCATTCGCAATGCGATGGAATGGAAATTCAACCGCCAAGACGCCAAGGGCGCCAAGAAATAA
- a CDS encoding YkgJ family cysteine cluster protein, with protein sequence MSWYKDGLQFECTKCGNCCTGRPGYVWIQIEDMHRIAEFLGIRFREFLTRYVRKVGDRWSLIEKENTDCIFYESGCKIYPVRPTQCRTFPFWKENLEKPASWQQAAKECEGINQGKTYSEEEIDGLLRENPRSTT encoded by the coding sequence ATGAGCTGGTACAAGGATGGACTTCAATTTGAGTGCACGAAGTGCGGCAACTGCTGCACGGGACGTCCCGGGTACGTCTGGATTCAAATCGAAGACATGCACCGGATTGCTGAATTTCTGGGAATTCGTTTCCGTGAGTTTCTCACGCGATATGTCCGAAAAGTCGGTGATCGATGGAGCTTAATCGAAAAGGAAAACACCGATTGCATTTTTTACGAGTCCGGCTGCAAAATCTATCCTGTAAGACCCACTCAGTGCCGGACCTTTCCTTTTTGGAAAGAGAACCTTGAAAAACCAGCAAGTTGGCAGCAAGCTGCAAAAGAGTGTGAAGGAATCAATCAGGGCAAGACCTATTCAGAGGAGGAAATCGATGGCCTGTTACGGGAAAATCCTCGTTCTACTACTTAG
- a CDS encoding adenylosuccinate synthase encodes MANLAVIGAQWGDEGKGKIVDLVSLHYDIVARYQGGHNAGHTVVIEGKSYILQLIPSGMFRGGKIGVIGNGVVIEPSALLAEIKKMEASGFSFEGRLNISDRAHLILPHHRWREQEAEKTQKIGTTLRGIGPTYEDKAARRGFRVCDLMQSDFEKRLGELYEAKPEGNEFLSRIPEFRDSLAQYVCNCSSFLANAIQHEKRLLFEGAQGTMLDVDHGTYPFVTSSSCAAGGISTGLGIGPKHIHKVLGVSKAYATRVGSGPFPSELENSIGDTIRNRGKEFGSITGRPRRCGWLDLVALKYATQISGMDALCITKLDILDEFDEIAACVEYELDGQKIHEFPASIEKVEKCKPVLRSFAGWKTNTYGLRKLYELPSQARKYLEFIEEFLHVPVAMISTSPERDDTIFYPAFDTICNKS; translated from the coding sequence ATGGCGAATCTGGCGGTGATTGGAGCGCAGTGGGGAGATGAAGGCAAGGGGAAAATCGTAGATCTGGTTTCGCTCCACTATGACATCGTTGCCCGTTATCAGGGAGGGCACAACGCAGGCCATACGGTAGTCATCGAAGGAAAGAGCTACATCCTGCAACTGATTCCTTCCGGCATGTTTCGTGGCGGCAAGATCGGAGTCATTGGAAATGGTGTTGTGATTGAGCCCTCTGCGCTTCTGGCTGAAATCAAAAAGATGGAAGCTTCTGGTTTTTCATTCGAAGGGCGTCTTAACATCAGCGATCGCGCGCACTTGATTCTTCCTCATCACAGATGGCGCGAACAGGAAGCTGAAAAGACGCAAAAAATCGGCACAACACTGCGAGGCATTGGACCGACGTATGAAGATAAAGCGGCAAGACGCGGTTTTCGTGTGTGTGATCTGATGCAATCCGATTTTGAAAAACGCCTCGGCGAACTTTATGAAGCTAAACCGGAAGGAAACGAATTTCTTTCGCGCATTCCGGAATTCCGGGACTCGCTCGCCCAATATGTTTGCAATTGCTCCTCTTTTCTTGCAAACGCGATTCAGCACGAAAAGCGATTATTGTTCGAAGGCGCCCAGGGAACCATGCTGGATGTAGATCACGGCACTTATCCATTTGTGACCTCCAGCAGTTGTGCTGCGGGTGGAATCAGCACCGGACTAGGAATAGGCCCCAAACATATTCACAAAGTGCTGGGTGTATCGAAAGCATATGCAACGCGTGTGGGAAGCGGGCCCTTTCCATCCGAGCTTGAAAATTCAATCGGGGACACAATTCGAAACCGCGGAAAGGAATTTGGTTCCATCACAGGACGCCCTCGAAGATGTGGCTGGCTGGATCTGGTCGCGCTGAAGTACGCCACTCAAATCAGCGGAATGGACGCGCTTTGCATCACCAAACTGGACATCCTGGATGAGTTCGACGAAATTGCAGCGTGCGTTGAATATGAACTGGATGGACAAAAGATCCATGAATTTCCCGCTTCCATCGAAAAAGTGGAAAAATGCAAGCCCGTTCTTCGTTCCTTTGCCGGTTGGAAAACGAACACATATGGTTTGAGAAAACTCTACGAGCTTCCTTCACAGGCAAGAAAGTATCTGGAATTCATCGAAGAGTTTTTGCACGTGCCGGTTGCAATGATTTCAACTTCTCCGGAACGGGACGACACAATTTTCTACCCGGCATTCGACACGATTTGTAATAAATCATAA
- the hutH gene encoding histidine ammonia-lyase, whose protein sequence is MKSQVLVDGNNLTLDQIEAVSRGNAKVMLGPEALPRIQQSRAVIEAILANNQTVYGVNTGFGKLSDIKIDADHVNELQLNLIRSHSAGVGPPYSIPVTRAIMLLRANVLAKGNSGVRTELIHLLLEMLNREVHPVIPSKGSVGASGDLAPLSHLALVLVGEGLAFSGAKKISGKQALQEKGLQPVTLQAKEGLALINGTQAMTGVGCLAWHTSRRLSQVADVSGAMSLDVLRGTDTAFDERIVNVRPHSGAIQVARNLRDLLKGSRIRESHRDSAHKVQDQYSLRCMPQVHGSVRDALKVGEQWIGIEVNAATDNPLVFPEDRILLSGGNFHGGPMSLCFDFLSIAMAQLASISERRIALLTDSSQSELPPFLSEHSGLHSGFMMAQVTAAALVSENKVLAHPASVDTIPTSANKEDHVSMGVTSALKFQQIVENAAHVIAIELMCAAQAMDLLAPLQSSAALQEAHRVIRSKVPRLEKDRILSDDIETITSLIQSEEFPA, encoded by the coding sequence ATGAAATCACAAGTTCTTGTCGATGGAAACAACTTAACACTCGATCAAATAGAAGCTGTGTCGCGCGGCAATGCGAAAGTAATGCTAGGCCCCGAGGCGCTGCCCCGCATTCAACAATCGCGCGCGGTTATCGAAGCAATTCTCGCAAACAACCAAACCGTCTATGGTGTCAACACCGGATTTGGAAAGCTCAGCGACATTAAAATTGACGCGGATCATGTGAATGAACTGCAGTTGAATTTGATTCGCAGTCATTCTGCGGGAGTTGGTCCACCCTATTCGATTCCGGTGACCCGCGCGATCATGTTACTCCGCGCGAATGTTCTTGCCAAGGGCAACTCCGGCGTACGAACAGAATTGATTCATCTCCTTCTGGAGATGTTGAACCGGGAAGTCCATCCTGTGATTCCTTCGAAAGGATCGGTAGGCGCAAGCGGTGATCTTGCTCCTCTTTCCCATCTAGCGCTGGTGCTTGTTGGGGAGGGCCTCGCTTTCTCCGGCGCAAAAAAAATTTCAGGCAAGCAAGCTTTGCAGGAAAAAGGTTTGCAGCCCGTTACATTGCAGGCGAAGGAAGGACTGGCTCTGATCAATGGGACTCAGGCCATGACCGGCGTTGGTTGTCTTGCGTGGCATACCTCGCGTCGCTTGAGTCAGGTCGCAGATGTTTCGGGAGCGATGTCGCTGGACGTGTTGCGCGGAACAGATACGGCGTTTGATGAACGCATTGTGAATGTGCGGCCGCATTCGGGAGCGATTCAGGTGGCCCGGAATCTGCGTGATTTACTGAAAGGAAGCAGGATTCGAGAATCGCATCGTGATTCGGCTCACAAAGTACAGGATCAATACTCCCTGCGTTGCATGCCTCAGGTGCACGGCTCGGTCCGCGATGCTTTGAAAGTCGGTGAACAATGGATCGGAATCGAAGTGAACGCGGCAACCGATAATCCGCTTGTTTTTCCGGAAGATCGCATTTTGCTAAGCGGAGGAAATTTTCATGGTGGACCGATGTCGCTCTGTTTCGATTTCCTTTCGATTGCGATGGCGCAACTTGCAAGCATTTCAGAGCGCCGCATTGCTCTGTTAACGGATTCCTCACAGAGCGAGCTGCCCCCTTTCTTGAGCGAGCATTCTGGTCTGCATTCGGGTTTCATGATGGCGCAAGTTACTGCGGCGGCGCTTGTTTCCGAAAACAAAGTGCTGGCGCACCCTGCAAGCGTCGATACCATTCCCACATCGGCGAATAAGGAAGATCATGTCAGCATGGGAGTTACTTCGGCGTTGAAGTTCCAGCAGATTGTGGAGAACGCCGCGCACGTTATTGCGATTGAGCTCATGTGCGCCGCGCAGGCGATGGATTTGTTGGCGCCGCTGCAATCTTCAGCCGCGTTGCAGGAAGCGCATCGCGTGATTCGTTCAAAAGTTCCACGATTGGAAAAAGATCGCATCCTGTCAGATGATATTGAAACCATCACTTCATTGATTCAAAGTGAGGAATTTCCAGCGTAA
- the hutU gene encoding urocanate hydratase has product MRNITAPRGNKISCKGWLQEAAMRMLMNNVDPDIAEKPEELIVYGGSGKAARNWECFDAIIRSLQSLDHYETLLIQSGKPVGIFRTHEDAPRVLLANSNLVPAWATWEEFWRLEGMGLIMYGQMTAGSWIYIGTQGILQGTYETFAAIADRHFGGSLKGRFVLTAGLGGMGGAQPLAATMNEGTILCVEVDPQRIERRLQTRYCDSATNSLEEALRWIAQARKEGRPLSVALQGNAADIYPELVRRDVIPDIVTDQTSAHDPLNGYIPNGLPDEDVKELREKNPKEYIRRAYQAMAEHTRAMVDMQRKGAIVFDYGNNLRGQAFKAGYTEAFDFPGFVVAYIRPLFCEGKGPFRWVALSGDPADIHRTDRAILEMFPHNEALARWIRLAAEHVKFQGLPARICWLGYGERAEFGERINQLVKKGEISAPIVIGRDHLDCGSVASPRRETERMQDGSDAIADWPILNALLNAVCGATWVSFHHGGGVGIGQSLHAGMVIVADGTDAASKRLQRVLTCDPGTGVMRHVDAGYDKAIAVARAKNIKIPMI; this is encoded by the coding sequence ATGAGAAACATAACTGCTCCACGTGGCAATAAAATCAGCTGCAAGGGTTGGCTTCAGGAAGCTGCGATGCGAATGCTGATGAACAACGTCGATCCGGACATCGCCGAAAAGCCGGAAGAGCTGATCGTCTATGGCGGTTCCGGCAAAGCGGCGCGCAACTGGGAATGCTTTGATGCGATCATACGCAGCTTGCAATCGCTGGATCACTATGAAACGTTGCTGATACAGTCCGGAAAGCCGGTCGGGATTTTCCGGACTCATGAGGACGCTCCGCGGGTCTTGCTTGCCAATTCCAATCTCGTTCCTGCGTGGGCAACGTGGGAAGAATTCTGGCGTCTGGAGGGCATGGGGTTGATCATGTATGGCCAGATGACGGCCGGCAGCTGGATTTACATCGGGACCCAGGGAATTCTGCAAGGAACTTATGAGACTTTTGCCGCAATCGCGGATCGCCATTTTGGCGGTTCCCTCAAAGGACGTTTTGTTTTAACCGCGGGTCTGGGGGGAATGGGTGGAGCTCAACCTCTTGCGGCTACGATGAACGAAGGAACGATTCTGTGTGTGGAGGTGGATCCTCAGCGGATCGAACGCCGTTTGCAAACGCGATATTGTGATTCTGCTACTAATAGCTTAGAGGAAGCGCTGCGGTGGATCGCGCAGGCCCGCAAAGAGGGACGACCATTGTCCGTAGCCCTGCAGGGGAATGCGGCTGACATTTATCCGGAGCTGGTCCGCCGCGATGTGATTCCCGATATTGTTACGGATCAGACTTCGGCACACGATCCGTTGAATGGTTACATTCCAAACGGTTTGCCGGACGAAGATGTCAAAGAACTGCGTGAAAAAAATCCTAAGGAGTACATTCGCCGCGCTTATCAGGCGATGGCGGAACATACTCGCGCGATGGTCGATATGCAGCGAAAGGGCGCGATCGTTTTTGACTACGGCAATAATCTGCGCGGACAGGCTTTTAAGGCCGGCTATACAGAGGCTTTTGATTTTCCCGGGTTTGTGGTTGCATACATTCGTCCGCTTTTCTGTGAAGGCAAGGGACCCTTCCGTTGGGTGGCCCTTTCCGGCGATCCTGCGGACATTCACCGCACGGATCGCGCGATTCTGGAAATGTTTCCTCACAACGAGGCACTGGCTCGCTGGATCCGTCTTGCTGCGGAGCATGTGAAATTTCAGGGACTTCCTGCGCGCATTTGCTGGCTTGGTTATGGCGAGCGCGCGGAATTCGGCGAGCGAATCAATCAGCTCGTGAAGAAGGGAGAGATCAGCGCACCGATTGTAATCGGCCGGGATCATCTGGATTGTGGTTCTGTTGCTTCTCCGCGCCGTGAAACCGAAAGGATGCAGGATGGTTCGGATGCGATTGCGGATTGGCCGATTTTGAATGCTCTGCTCAATGCCGTCTGCGGCGCCACATGGGTTTCTTTTCACCACGGGGGTGGTGTTGGAATTGGACAATCTTTACACGCCGGAATGGTGATTGTTGCAGATGGAACGGATGCAGCATCCAAACGTCTGCAGCGTGTGTTGACTTGCGATCCCGGCACCGGAGTCATGCGCCATGTCGACGCAGGCTACGACAAAGCCATCGCAGTTGCCCGCGCGAAAAATATCAAGATTCCTATGATTTAA
- the dcd gene encoding dCTP deaminase, which produces MSILTHDEILKEISAGNINIDPFHPECVGPASVDLHLGNEFRVFRKVHDIVRVTTDANYEEITERILVQDHLLLMPQETVLGITIEKITLASHLCGWLEGRSRFSRLGLLVHISASFMQPGIENKQCLEISNFSPTPMALYPGTPICQFIFQRTIGAAKYKGKFRNQKEGNF; this is translated from the coding sequence ATGAGCATTTTGACTCATGACGAAATACTGAAAGAAATCTCCGCAGGCAATATCAACATAGATCCATTTCACCCGGAGTGCGTCGGCCCTGCCAGTGTGGATTTGCATCTTGGAAATGAGTTTCGCGTGTTCCGTAAAGTCCATGACATTGTTCGTGTAACCACGGATGCAAATTATGAGGAGATTACGGAACGGATACTTGTTCAAGATCACCTGTTGTTGATGCCGCAAGAAACCGTGCTGGGAATTACAATTGAGAAGATTACGCTGGCGTCACATCTTTGCGGGTGGCTGGAAGGTAGAAGCCGCTTTTCACGGCTTGGGTTGCTGGTTCATATTTCCGCGAGTTTCATGCAGCCCGGAATCGAAAACAAACAATGTTTGGAAATCAGTAATTTTTCACCAACACCGATGGCGCTTTATCCAGGCACTCCTATATGCCAGTTCATCTTTCAGCGAACGATCGGCGCAGCAAAATACAAGGGAAAGTTTCGCAATCAGAAAGAGGGAAATTTTTAA
- a CDS encoding PP2C family protein-serine/threonine phosphatase, which yields MDHRTLLIKLENTLRKIESSPAIGAMLQGILTSIIQELGPELGIRGGRVYEAANRHYQLISQSGDSQAPDNFSISMEYPCVQVLKQEGQILANESHPCFDPEIEGPLGISRFAAISLGDNDEYVISFTLSEPVNESQVEYALTLIRHVANYKIRATRLEFYISEARKIQMSLLPQEFPNFYGFDIYGKSVPAEIVGGDIFDVIPISDTILGLAIADASGHGLPAALQVRDVYVGLRMGLEKDQKIVRTMQKLNHVLAQAGKSHEFITLFYAELEDNGNLFYCNAGHHPPLFFGHSKVHELGRGGLILGPYPNAKYERGFAYFEPGNLLVMYTDGISEGTNSVGEEFGTERITKVVKKHRDATSKEICEAIFAAAEKFVGHAKAKDDRTVMVIKR from the coding sequence ATGGACCACCGAACGCTCTTAATCAAGCTGGAGAACACGCTCAGGAAAATTGAGTCTTCTCCGGCGATCGGGGCTATGTTGCAGGGAATTCTCACATCGATCATCCAGGAGCTTGGACCGGAGCTCGGTATCAGAGGAGGACGAGTTTACGAGGCGGCAAACCGTCATTATCAGCTAATCTCACAGTCGGGGGATTCACAAGCGCCTGATAACTTTTCTATTTCTATGGAATATCCTTGTGTGCAGGTTCTAAAACAGGAAGGTCAGATTCTAGCAAACGAAAGCCATCCCTGCTTTGATCCTGAAATTGAAGGTCCGCTTGGTATTTCCCGCTTTGCTGCGATTTCACTCGGAGACAATGACGAATATGTGATTTCGTTTACTCTGTCCGAGCCGGTCAACGAATCACAAGTGGAATACGCTCTGACATTGATTCGACATGTGGCGAATTACAAAATCCGGGCGACCCGACTGGAATTTTACATTTCGGAAGCGCGCAAAATTCAAATGAGTTTGCTACCGCAAGAATTCCCGAATTTCTATGGTTTTGACATCTACGGGAAGTCTGTTCCTGCGGAAATCGTCGGCGGCGACATTTTCGATGTGATTCCAATTTCAGACACAATCCTGGGGCTCGCCATTGCCGATGCAAGCGGACACGGACTTCCTGCAGCATTACAGGTACGCGATGTGTATGTCGGATTAAGAATGGGTTTAGAGAAAGATCAGAAGATTGTGCGCACAATGCAAAAACTCAATCATGTACTTGCCCAGGCAGGAAAGAGTCACGAGTTCATCACACTTTTTTATGCAGAGCTGGAGGACAACGGCAATCTTTTCTATTGCAATGCGGGTCATCATCCACCGCTGTTCTTTGGTCATTCAAAAGTGCATGAGCTCGGTCGCGGCGGGCTGATTCTTGGTCCCTATCCAAACGCAAAATACGAACGTGGTTTTGCGTACTTTGAACCGGGGAATCTTCTTGTAATGTACACGGACGGTATTTCAGAGGGAACGAACTCAGTTGGGGAGGAGTTCGGCACCGAGCGCATCACAAAAGTAGTCAAGAAACATCGCGATGCCACGAGTAAAGAGATTTGCGAAGCGATCTTTGCTGCAGCCGAGAAATTTGTGGGACACGCTAAAGCGAAAGATGATCGAACTGTGATGGTAATCAAACGCTAA
- a CDS encoding sigma 54-interacting transcriptional regulator: protein MTSSGQVLDRILQFCLESLDAPYGLIALIDYEKEILDIRAKTEQENLLRKTTKIALMEPVFKKIAFEAHYEIVPDYSDSDFHLPFYRGSRSAVYVPLALLQTAISVQNSPGDKKSASPNVVGMLVVESNRPAAFTNEDLAFLLALCSQSASLIKTIQRFEALQKENQLRDELTTKILRMDPKESHQLDQLLKNILELTLELTDTAHGTILLLEESTGDLIIKKQASKGDFVENPPERLRYSAHHRNGISFQVLKTRTPYLCGDVSKDPHYVQIFRNIQSNLGIPILFQGRAIGVVILESTRLNHFLPGSVKSLQKLVDEMVFFLRRAQLGEYIREKGGEVTIIGKSRIMQEVDQFVESVSQSESTVLLLGESGVGKELIAHAVHFNSKRREKPFITVNCGGLTEEILANELFGHVKGSFTGAIRDQMGKFELAHEGTLFLDEVADMSMKLQTLLLRAVQYGEIQKIGEDKANKKVNVRIICATNQDMEKLVAEGKFRKDLYYRVNVVPLYIPPLRERKEDVPVLVNYFVEKFCVRNELPVKKVSPEAMNALQEYDWPGNVRELENIVERVVILTRDPEINSRHLPPNLAGVSVPASMPINGASLQDKLSTIESYLIRQSLDEHAWNVSNTARALGLTRQGLQKKMRKYSLKKSRSETSLAIH from the coding sequence ATGACCAGCTCCGGCCAGGTGCTGGACCGCATCCTTCAATTCTGTCTTGAATCTCTGGACGCTCCCTACGGATTGATTGCGCTCATCGATTATGAGAAGGAAATCCTGGACATTCGCGCAAAAACCGAACAGGAAAATCTCCTTCGAAAGACCACAAAAATTGCGCTCATGGAACCGGTCTTCAAAAAAATTGCCTTTGAGGCGCATTACGAAATTGTTCCTGACTATTCTGATTCCGACTTTCATCTTCCTTTTTATCGCGGCAGCCGCTCCGCCGTTTATGTGCCACTGGCACTGTTGCAAACCGCAATCTCCGTGCAGAACAGTCCCGGTGATAAGAAATCTGCGAGCCCAAATGTTGTTGGAATGCTTGTTGTTGAATCGAATAGGCCTGCAGCATTTACAAACGAAGATCTGGCCTTCCTCCTTGCTCTTTGTTCACAATCCGCATCCTTAATCAAAACGATTCAGAGATTCGAGGCGCTTCAAAAAGAGAATCAGCTGCGTGATGAGCTGACGACGAAAATTCTCCGGATGGATCCAAAAGAAAGCCATCAGCTGGATCAGTTGCTGAAAAATATTCTGGAGCTTACTCTGGAGCTGACCGACACCGCGCACGGGACGATTTTGCTGTTGGAGGAATCGACCGGTGATCTCATCATAAAAAAGCAGGCAAGCAAGGGCGATTTTGTGGAAAATCCTCCTGAACGACTGCGTTATTCAGCCCATCATCGCAATGGAATTTCCTTTCAAGTGTTAAAGACGAGAACTCCTTATCTTTGCGGCGACGTCTCAAAAGATCCGCATTACGTTCAGATTTTCCGGAACATTCAATCAAATCTGGGAATTCCAATTCTTTTCCAGGGGCGCGCGATCGGCGTTGTGATTCTGGAATCCACGCGTCTGAATCATTTTCTTCCTGGTTCCGTGAAGTCGCTACAAAAACTTGTCGATGAAATGGTCTTCTTCCTGAGACGGGCGCAACTGGGAGAATACATTCGTGAGAAGGGCGGAGAGGTCACGATCATCGGCAAAAGCAGAATCATGCAGGAAGTGGATCAATTCGTTGAAAGCGTTTCTCAGTCCGAGTCTACCGTTCTGCTTCTTGGTGAAAGCGGAGTGGGAAAGGAGCTGATTGCGCACGCCGTTCATTTCAATAGCAAGAGGCGAGAGAAGCCTTTCATTACAGTGAATTGCGGCGGCCTGACCGAAGAGATCCTGGCCAACGAGTTGTTCGGGCACGTGAAAGGATCCTTTACCGGCGCCATTCGCGATCAAATGGGCAAATTCGAGCTGGCGCATGAAGGAACTCTGTTTTTGGATGAAGTGGCGGATATGAGCATGAAGCTTCAAACACTTCTGCTACGCGCGGTGCAATACGGTGAAATCCAGAAAATTGGCGAAGACAAGGCAAACAAGAAAGTGAACGTCCGCATCATTTGTGCCACCAACCAGGATATGGAAAAGCTTGTTGCGGAAGGAAAATTCCGGAAAGATCTCTACTACCGCGTCAACGTCGTTCCACTCTATATTCCGCCTCTACGCGAACGAAAAGAAGACGTCCCGGTTCTGGTGAACTATTTTGTCGAAAAATTTTGTGTTCGTAACGAGCTGCCCGTGAAAAAAGTATCTCCGGAAGCGATGAACGCTTTGCAGGAATATGACTGGCCCGGAAACGTTCGTGAATTGGAAAACATTGTAGAGCGAGTCGTCATTTTGACCAGAGATCCGGAGATTAATTCCAGGCATCTGCCCCCCAATCTTGCCGGCGTATCGGTGCCGGCCTCCATGCCGATCAACGGAGCTTCGCTGCAAGATAAACTTTCGACGATCGAGTCTTATCTGATCCGTCAAAGTCTGGATGAGCATGCGTGGAATGTCTCGAACACCGCACGAGCTCTGGGATTAACCCGCCAGGGTTTGCAGAAAAAGATGCGCAAATACTCTCTCAAAAAAAGCCGCTCCGAAACCTCACTTGCCATTCATTAG